Proteins co-encoded in one Conger conger chromosome 4, fConCon1.1, whole genome shotgun sequence genomic window:
- the jcada gene encoding junctional cadherin 5-associated protein, whose product MYSVEDLLISHGYKPPKNALSPCEAARYGDCRRESAEKGSGHGTANGHETDAGAYVCSRQPAVKGYSDENERKDRNQRRKAGNGNQGDTQPPGDFLTRDSGLYDRTRGIQPQPRGDRDVSYWRRRGQDFSVLLDYADYRELRGSGFTRPTEGAWISLGDERGHERQRWEEVEREAGRDQWRATGDRKCQSLGMEDWRPAAGRQLSQGEQWTQGQLRIATSDVGVDARTKGKSLSLPRVLFPESLQYVDMSAYSQSTYGPQRLNGSLSHRPPHNHHGRDWFAENGHWPGSHGAALPKPRFSRPLRPPSYEAHQQTRGSSEMLAGDQGPHPKGSFVPRQDSFASEPVGPGMEPPVYIPPPSYERPLLHRGTQQNYSDMSDFRLKGAPFQQAPHSMESGRWVSRPAGGSWLEQPRERSAPCRKQVHPGLSPNNVGWVQYLPFDDPRVRHISGGPCESALADADKVRHSKKDLPSAKVLEQSTHHSAFPATQGQYVSTETDEKSLNEHNNGHRLYSGLHKESGNSIASNQSCNEYQKDQAVLTRSSGQCANLDKALLETVTQVKKIEPGMEGEKKQNSKRRLNETIFCLVSVPLHLQPNRESCDQNNNQKPDQLNPDHGSSTQSRDELHSQSQLSTSLAELELQTLTENRMRDQDPKRPPSGKDPQPLYSNNHKELYSGSWPGDQYRDQETQTSCPAAPKGDPQALLHKQGQVQGPSATDPIADNGVGGDCSAFGYPIKGQKSLNPSSNSAFSRTANFPSKLCKPKEQPPAPGSPLAQRIVEKSLSGNGQEAFGQFLLKPVSRRPWDAIEELESFNKELELQMCKRPSMDQCIDDLDQAYRDILELSTTSDNYENGKAQNSDCNPMKEEPQRQPNKIQHGFENRGTTGDPKHGKVRSAFSRPPAKTVSFQKLPKESSFGDCGLLSHIPLNVADDCRVPRSDIPVLKDSLLRDVGLTVYTEVPEGPRELTQDVSILTSPPDYEDVYQTLLLSRESAAATECNARNMDVTPQSSFRTFGLGMESVQQEVSVSRAETERKVKKKNLVSGFSGEKIPEDKGQADKIYCQWEQPDFARSKPAAHRRTNEEVASVSDEEASDNFDWPKELSLAEKHLEELLINEKANSLPKEDLSNLYEVQCAEGIPEKESIEERAARILGIKVPAESLAVGDHKPGTGTTEPVVTIEPEPVMTQEPWESNANGKLLQVQSQYEEVSEEPMDPNGLGQEEEEVAGPGEGAHLSGILESLLMPVAISSSDGRLSLSVSGDLQGCGGSPEPEAPEAVTLDAEVMEAAALEAIAVEIKELEAEVLELEALEPEIPDEESLEAVALELEALEPEVPEGETLEIEVLEPEAWELGALQAGVRRDGMANLLCQEAMENLIVQPKEWSSLSHMEDLTTRSLESGESNDEEEWNMQSKGNSTPQFGPNDSLHSTVPTQPRNATVAKREITLPLDLSEYSHDVEYLDEEVEEEMLHFSDSYDPSRVERV is encoded by the exons ATTATATGACAGAACCAGGGGAATACAGCCCCAGCCCAGAGGTGACAGGGACGTGTCCTACTGGAGGAGGCGGGGCCAGGACTTCAGTGTCTTGCTGGATTATGCAGACTACAGAGAGCTCAGGGGCAGTGGGTTCACCAGGCCTACAGAGGGAGCGTGGATATCCTTGGGGGATGAACGTGGGCACGAGAGGCAGCGCTGGGAAGAGGTAGAgcgggaggcagggagggaccAATGGAGGGCAACAGGAGACAGGAAATGCCAGAGCCTGGGAATGGAGGATTGGAGGCCAGCAGCGGGACGGCAGCTGAGCCAGGGTGAGCAGTGGACCCAGGGTCAGTTGCGAATCGCAACATCGGATGTAGGTGTTGACGCTAGAACCAAGGGGAAGTCCCTGTCCCTTCCACGTGTGCTATTTCCAGAGAGCTTGCAGTATGTGGACATGTCTGCCTATAGCCAAAGCACCTATGGTCCTCAGCGGCTCAATGGCAGTCTTTCTCACAGGCCTCCACACAACCACCATGGCAGGGATTGGTTTGCTGAGAATGGGCACTGGCCTGGCAGCCATGGAGCAGCATTACCAAAGCCCAGGTTCAGCAGGCCCCTCAGGCCTCCATCCTACGAGGCTCACCAACAGACACGGGGCAGTTCAGAGATGCTCGCTGGAGACCAGGGGCCCCACCCAAAAGGGTCCTTTGTCCCCAGGCAGGACTCTTTTGCATCTGAGCCTGTCGGGCCTGGCATGGAGCCTCCCGTGTACATACCTCCACCATCATATGAGAGGCCTCTGCTGCACAGGGGAACGCAACAGAACTACAGTGATATGTCAGACTTCAGGCTAAAAGGGGCACCGTTTCAGCAGGCACCTCATAGCATGGAGTCGGGGAGGTGGGTTTCTAGACCAGCGGGAGGCTCTTGGTTGGAACAGCCAAGGGAGAGGAGTGCACCCTGCAGGAAACAGGTCCACCCAGGTCTCTCGCCAAACAATGTGGGGTGGGTCCAGTACCTACCGTTTGATGACCCGCGAGTGAGACACATCTCAGGAGGGCCCTGTGAGAGTGCTCTGGCCGATGCTGACAAAGTCAGACACAGCAAAAAAGACCTTCCAAGTGCTAAAGTGTTAGAACAATCGACACACCACAGTGCCTTTCCCGCTACACAGGGACAATATGTCAGTACTGAAACTGATGAAAAGTCTCTTAATGAGCATAACAATGGCCATAGATTGTACAGTGGTTTGCACAAAGAGAGTGGCAACTCCATAGCTTCCAACCAAAGCTGTAACGAGTATCAAAAAGACCAGGCAGTTCTGACTAGATCGTCAGGGCAGTGCGCAAATCTAGACAAGGCGCTCCTCGAAACTGTTACGCAGGTGAAAAAAATTGAACCTGGAATGGAAGGGGAGAAAAAGCAGAACTCAAAGAGAAGGCTCAATGAGACTATATTCTGCCTGGTGTCAGTTCCCTTACACCTGCAGCCAAACAGAGAAAGCTGCGATCAGAATAACAATCAGAAACCGGATCAGTTGAATCCCGATCACGGGAGCTCCACTCAGAGCAGAGATGAGCTGCATAGCCAGAGCCAGCTGAGCACATCCTTAGCCGAACTTGAGCTGCAGACACTCACTGAAAACAGGATGAGAGACCAGGATCCGAAAAGGCCCCCGTCTGGGAAAGACCCACAACCCCTATATTCAAATAACCACAAGGAGTTGTACTCTGGATCCTGGCCTGGGGACCAGTATCGAGATCAGGAGACTCAGACCAGCTGCCCCGCAGCCCCAAAGGGGGATCCTCAGGCCCTTCTGCACAAGCAAGGACAAGTACAGGGCCCTTCTGCCACTGACCCTATAGCAGATAACGGTGTGGGTGGTGACTGCAGTGCATTTGGATACCCCATTAAGGGGCAGAAGAGCCTGAACCCATCCAGCAACAGTGCTTTCTCCAGGACTGCTAACTTCCCCAGTAAGCTTTGTAAGCCCAAAGAGCAGCCACCAGCACCGGGCAGCCCGCTGGCTCAGAGGATTGTGGAAAAATCATTGTCTGGCAACGGTCAGGAGGCCTTTGGCCAGTTCCTACTGAAGCCTGTCAGCAGACGTCCCTGGGATGCCATCGAGGAGCTGGAGTCCTTCAACAAGGAGCTGGAGTTGCAAATGTGCAAGAGGCCCAGCATGGACCAGTGCATTGACGACCTGGATCAGGCCTACAGGGACATTCTAGAGCTGAGCACGACCAGTGACAACTATGAAAATGGTAAAGCACAAAACTCAGATTGCAACCCTATGAAAGAAGAGCCCCAAAGACAGCCTAACAAGATCCAGCATGGCTTTGAAAATCGGGGCACCACTGGCGACCCCAAGCATGGGAAGGTGAGGAGTGCTTTTTCCAGACCACCGGCAAAGACTGTAAGCTTCCAAAAACTACCAAAGGAATCCAGCTTCGGAGACTGTGGTCTGCTCTCGCACATCCCACTGAATGTGGCAGACGACTGCAGGGTCCCAAGGTCTGACATCCCTGTCCTGAAGGACTCCCTGCTTAGAGATGTGGGCTTGACGGTATACACTGAAGTGCCGGAGGGGCCCAGGGAGCTCACACAGGATGTCTCCATACTCACCAGCCCCCCTGACTATGAGGATGTATATCAAACTTTACTGCTGTCCCGCGAGAGTGCAGCAGCAACAGAGTGCAATGCAAGGAACATGGACGTGACACCCCAGAGTTCCTTCAGGACCTTCGGACTCGGGATGGAATCGGTACAACAGGAAGTCTCTGTCTCCAgagctgagacagagagaaaggtaAAGAAAAAGAACTTGGTGTCTGGATTTAGTGGGGAGAAGATCCCTGAGGATAAAGGTCAAGCTGACAAGATTTATTGCCAATGGGAACAGCCTGATTTTGCCAGGTCCAAGCCTGCTGCACACAGAAGAACTAATGAAGAAGTGGCATCAGTGTCAGACGAGGAGGCTTCAGATAATTTTGATTGGCCGAAGGAGCTCTCATTAGCGGAGAAGCACCTAGAGGAGCTGCTTATTAATGAAAAGGCTAACAGCCTGCCAAAGGAGGACCTGAGCAATCTATATGAagtgcagtgtgcagagggGATTCCTGAGAAGGAGTCAATTGAGGAACGGGCAGCTAGAATACTGGGAATAAAAGTCCCTGCAGAGTCGCTTGCTGTGGGGGACCACAAGCCTGGAACAGGCACTACAGAGCCCGTAGTCACAATAGAACCAGAGCCTGTGATGACACAGGAACCTTGGGAAAGTAATGCTAATGGAAAGCTATTGCAAGTGCAAAGTCAGTATGAAGAAGTAAGTGAAGAGCCCATGGATCCAAACGGACTtgggcaggaggaggaagaggtggcAGGACCTGGAGAGGGTGCCCATCTGAGCGGGATATTGGAAAGTCTGCTCATGCCAGTGGCTATCAGCAGCAGCGATGGCAGGTTGTCTCTGAGCGTGAGTGGTGACTTGCAGGGATGTGGCGGTTCCCCAGAGCCTGAGGCCCCAGAGGCCGTAACCCTGGATGCTGAGGTCATGGAAGCTGCAGCCCTGGAGGCTATAGCTGTAGAAATTAAGGAACTGGAGGCAGAGGTCCTGGAGCTTGAGGCTCTGGAGCCTGAAATCCCAGATGAGGAGTCCTTGGAGGCAGTAGCCTTGGAGTTAGAAGCTCTGGAGCCTGAAGTCCCTGAGGGGGAGACCTTGGAGATAGAGGTCCTAGAGCCTGAGGCCTGGGAGCTTGGGGCCCTGCAGGCCGGGGTCCGACGGGATGGGATGGCTAATTTGCTTTGTCAAGAGGCAATGGAGAACCTTATTGTCCAGCCAAAGGAGTGGAGCTCCTTATCCCACATGGAGGACCTTACCACCAGGAGCCTAGAATCAGGGGAGAGCAATGATGAGGAGGAGTGGAATATGCAGAGCAAGGGGAACTCCACACCACAGTTTGGTCCAAATGACAGCCTTCATTCCACGGTGCCCACACAGCCTCGCAATGCCACTGTGGCTAAGAGGGAGATCACACTGCCCCTGGACCTCAGTGAGTACTCTCATGATGTAGAGTACCTGGATGAAGAAGTGGAGGAGGAGATGCTACATTTCTCAG atTCCTACGACCCCAGTCGAGTCGAAAGAGTGTAG